The nucleotide sequence GCGCAGCAGCACGCCTTTCCCCCGCACGGTAAGCTGAACGACCTGGCGATCTTTCGCATTTCTGGCGGATTTTACGTACTGCAGATCGACCTTCGCCTCATTAAGAATATCGAGATACCGATCCAACTTTTCGACTTTCTTAGTAATGTAATCTTGTAAACGATCGTTTAGATCCATATTTTTGACGTTAATCATCACTTTTATGGTCATCGATAATCCTCTTGTTAAGTAATAACTTAGAAAGCAGTATGGTCCGCGCGTGCGGCGGTAAGCGCGAACACATGCTCCGCACCGGCACTCTGTAAAGCCTGAGTACATGCCAGCAAAGTCGCACCCGTCGTAAACAGATCGTCAATGATTAAAATGTTTTTCCCACGAACCTTCCGGCCGTCTGCGCTAAAAGCCCCTCGCACGTTTCGTCTGCGAGCGTCGGGAGAAAGCCCTACCTGAGAGCGTGTGTCCCGAATCCGACGGAGTGCTGAAGCCCGATAGGGTCTCCCCAGTTTACGAGCAACACCGGAAGCAATCAGGTCGACCTGATTATACCCTCTTCGATTGAATTTTTTTCGGCTCAAGGGAACGGGGACTACCGTCGCATCCGGCCATGCCTCGTTCGAGACGATCTCGACCAGTCGATTTGCCAGCCAGTCGGACAAGCGACGATCCGGCCGGTATTTCAATTGCACCAAAGCCCGGCATATTGGACCGCGATACCAGGCAAAGGAACGCGCTTGAAAGGGAAGCTTCTCCGAACGGCACGAAGTACACTGTTTTGTTGAAGTTAAAGGCAGTCCACACGACGGACAGAGTCTACCGGAAATAGGCTCAATCTCCTGAACGCAATCCTGGCACCATATTGCTCCCTGTCGGTTACATCCCACACAGTACGGCGGAAAAAACAGATCGAGGCAGGAATCGAGCGCTCGTTTCGATAGACGACTGCACCGGTTGAGAATGGTACGCGGCAAAACACCCCCTCTATGTAGATTCCAATACGAGTAGATTAGAAGATACCGGCCAGCGCGGAAGTCATCAGGGTCAGAGCAGCAGGACCGAGCAGCAATATCAAAATCGACGGAAAGATGAGACAACCGATGGGGAACACCATCTTGATCGGTGCCCGACCGGCTTCCTCCTCCGCGATTTGACGCCGGCGAGTCCGCATCTGGTCGGATTGGATGCGAAGAACCTTCGCCATACTCACGCCCAACTGCTCGGATTGGATGACGGCGGCGATGAAGGAAGTCAATTCGGGTACGTCGACTCGATCGGCCAGGTCACGCAGCGCTTCCCGGCGCAATTTACCCAGTCGAATCTCTTGCAGCACACGACCAAACTCTAAAGAGAGATCGTCCTCCCATTTCTCGTGGACTTTCCCCATAGCCGCATCAAAACCAAGGCCCGCCTCGACACATACGTTGAGCAAATCGAGCGCATCAGGCAAAGCACGAAATACCGCTCTTTGCCTCGATTTGATCTTACTCGTCAGCCACAGGTCCGGGAAGTAAAATCCGAGGGCGATGAATAGCACCGACAATCCCAGGCCTTGAAGCCAGTTCCTGCCAGATGAAGTGTAAACGAGAAAAATCGCTCCACCGAACAAAACGCCCACAATTACCCGCAGGACCAGGAAGAATGCGGGATCCAGCTGCATGGGGTTGCCCGCCATCTCGATTCGATTTCGGGCGTTTTCGAGCGTTGCCTGGGGTGTGAAGCGCGAGGCAATTTCACCCACTTTATTGAACATTGGCAAGATAATTCGTTCGAAGAAACCTTGGGACAGTTCGAGGTCTTCTAGCGTTAGGGGAACGTCGCTCGCAGAATATTCTGCCAACCGATCCGAAATCGGATCGCTGGCTTGCGGCGCCTTGATCCCTGCGATCACCAGGACGATCGCAAAGACGACGACGACAACGACGATGACCAATATCACCAGCGGATTCATGTCAAATCACCTCGATCGCTCGTAAGAACAACATTCCGTGGAAAGGACACCTACCTTCAACCTCGAGTAAAACTTACCTCTTGCAGTCAATTTCGTTTTCAATTATCAATCGCTAAATGTCAATATTAACAATTTTCTGAATAGCGATCATGCCGAAGACGATCATCAGGAACGCCAGAATGACCATCGGAATGCCACATCCCCTGGTCTCAGGCTCGAAGAGCACCATGATGTAATCGCGGTTCACCAAAAACAATATCCCTGCCAGAGCAAAAGGCAACGCTGCGATGACCCAACCTGTTGCCTGGCCCTGTGCAGTTAATGCTTGAATCTGGCCTTTAATCCGCACACGCTCGCGAATCGTGTGTGAAATCGTGTCAAGAATTTCAGCCAAGTTACCGCCGACTTCTCGTTGAACGTTGATCGCCGTAATCACCAGATCGAGGTCGTCACTGCTAATACGGCGAAGGAGATGCTCGAGAGCATCCTCGATCGTAAGACCCAGCTGCACCTCTTGAACGACTCTTCGAAATTCATCGCAGATCGGAGAGGGCAATTCACGACTGACTGATTCCATCGCCTGCAGCGTAGAAAAACCAGCGCGCAGGCCGTTGACCATCAGATTGATCATGTCGGATAATTGGTTGTCGAATGATTTCAACCGCCGACTTTGAGCCATTTTCACATAGAAACGAGGGATCAGTAATCCGACGACGAAGAATACGATGGCCAACAATATGCTCTGGCCGGTAGCAAAAAAACCAAGCGCGGCGACGACGACACCACATATAAAGATGCCCGCAATGTATTCCGCCGGTCGAAGTTTAATGTCTGCGCGTGCGAGATTCTTCGAGATCCCGTCAAAGAGATCCGTTCCTTCCCCCATACGGTTGAAGAAATCTGAGATGGGCGTCGACCTGTCGCGCTCTTTTTCAGTGCTGACGTCTCCCCCGTAACTTAACTGACCCGTCTCAGAATATTGGCCTAACCGCTCTTCTACAATCGAGCCCCTTCCGAACACGGATGAGACGATTCCGATGATCAACAGGAGCAATCCAAGCCCCAATCCTATCATAAGGACGAGATTTGAATTCATAGGTTAGTACCCGCGCTTTCCACCAACGCCAAAGATCGTCGCCGGTAGATGAATCCCCGATGTCTCAATCTTATCAATAAATTTAGGTCGGAGTCCAGTCGGACGCAACCTTCCGATCACGCGGCCGTCCTCGAATCCCGTTTGCTCGAAGACGAAAAGATCTGTCATCGTGATGACGTCACCTTCCATACCTTGAATCTCTGAGATGTGGGTCACCTTACGCGTGCCATCGCGTAATCTTTCCAGATGCACCACGAGTTCCATCGCGGAGGCGATCTGTTCGCGGATCGCCCGTACGGGAAGATCCATCCCGGCCATCAGGGTCATTGTTTCGATACGGGCGAGTGTGTCGCGAGGGCTGTTTGAGTGCGCCGTCGTCATTGAGCCCTCGTGACCGGTGTTCATGGCCTGGAGCATGTCCAACGATTCTTCCGCACGAATCTCACCGACGATGATCCGATCCGGTCGCATACGCAAGCTGTTTACAACCAGATTCTGAATGGTCACTTCACCTCGACCTTCAATGTTGGGTGGTCTCGACTCCAGCGTGACAACGTGTTCCTGTCGCAATTGAAGCTCGGCCGCATTTTCGATCGTTACAACGCGCTCATCGGAAGGGATGAATTGAGAGAGAACGTTCAGCAGAGTCGTTTTACCGGAGCCGGTACCTCCGGAGATCACGACGTTGATGGCCGAGATCACGCATGCCTTGAGAAATTCGACCGACTCGGGCGTCAACGTGCCAAACTCGACCAATTGATTGACAGTAATCGGATCACGCGAGAATTTACGAATGGTCAGCGTGGGTCCGACCAGCGAGATCGGCGGTATGACCGCGTTCACACGCGACCCATCTGGAAGGCGGGCATCTACATAGGGACTGGACTCGTCGATGCGTCTGCCCAGAGGAGCGACGATGCGGTCGATGATGCGCATGAGATGGTCACTGCTTTCGAAGGAAGCGGGTTCGCGGTGTAGTTTACCTTTGCGCTCGATGTAGATCTGTTTGGGCCCATTGACCATGATTTCTGTGATCGTATCGTCCGCCAGGAGTGGTTCGAGCGGCCCCAGACCGAGAATCTCGGCCACGATCTGTTCGAACAGCCGCCGTCGTTCCGGCCGAGAAAGAACGATCTTCTCCTCGGCCAGAATATTCTCAAACAATTCTTCGATCGTTCTGCGGACTTCGGCCGTCTGGCTTACGTCCATGGATGGATCCAGTTCAGCAAGGAGTTTGTTCTGAACGCGTGTTTTCAGGTCGTAATACGTATCCCTTTGCGCTGAGCGCGGCGGCGCGACACGGCGAGCATTCAACCCAGACAGCCGGCCGGTAGTTCCCCCGATGGGGGGATTGCTGCTAGCGCTGGATGGGACTTCCGCTTGTCCTTGCTCAATCCTTTTCAATAGCGACACAGTAGCACTCTCCTAAAAATCGCACTCAACAAACCCAACCCATTTGCGTCAGCGGCACGATTATTCTTCAACCACTTTTTCCATTTCGATCAATTTTTCTTTCAATGCCCCCAGGATATCGATGATACTTTTGGCAACCGAGGAGCCGCGATCCGATAGCATGAGTGGAACACCGCGATTGACGGACGTCGAGACTGCACGTTCATCAAAGGGGATGACACCGTTTACCGAGTAATTCAGATTCTCCTCCACGGCCTCGGGTGTTATGCCGGATTTACGGTCCATCTTGTTCAGCACGAAAAAGACGTTTTCTTTGGGGAACTCGAGGACGGTCAACAGATCGAACAACAAACGGGCGTCCTTGATGGAAGGAATCTCCGGAACGGTTATGACGACCAGCAGATCCGCTGCGTCCATCACCGCAAGCGCAATGTCATCCATATTGGAACTCATGTCAACGATGACATAGGCGAACTGTCGGCGAAGATGTTGCAGCACTTTGCGGATCTGTTCCGCGTTCACCTCATCCGCCATTTCGGGGCGCGGTGGCGCCGCGAGAACGCGTAGACCGCTGTCGTGATTTAAAAGTACTTCCCCGAGGATTTCCGGGTCGACTTCATCGGCTCGAGTGGAAACATCCGCAAAGCTGAACTTGACCTGCAGGTTCAACGATACGGCTGCGTCGCCAAACTGCAGCGCAGTATCCACCAGCACTGTTGGCGTTTCTTCGGTGTTCAATCCCAGGGCGATATTCGTCGCCAAGACCGTACAGCCTACACCGCCCTTGGCGCTGTACACTGCGATCAACTTCCCTTCTGGTAGCGCGTAGCCCATCCCGGGCACCGGTTGAGCGACCTGAGGTGCTGGTCGTTCCAATGATTTCCGCTGCTCTTGCGCCCGCGCCGCAAGCGAACGAATTGTGGAAATCAATTCGTCGCCGGAGGGAGGTTTGGCGATAAAATCTCGTGCGCCAGCGAGCATCGCCCGGCGCATGTAATCGGCTTCACTCTGAACGGACAAGATGACGATCTGTGCGTACGGAACGTCTTTCAATAACTCTTGCGTCGCCGTGATGCCGTCCATGTCGGGCATGTTAATGTCCATCACGACGACGTCGGGGTCTTTTTCGCGCGCTAACTCGAGTGCATCTTGTCCACTTACCGCAGCACCGACTACCGTGATATCCGATTCGAACTGCAGTAACTTACGGATGTTTTCACGCGTTTCTGCGATATCATCAACGATAAGGACGCGGATTGTTCCTTCCGCGTTTTCAGACATATGATCCTCCGACAATCAACCAACCCTTATATATTGCTAAGAGCCCCTGTTGCTACTCTTCTCCTTGAATGGTGATCTCGTAATCGATGAAAGGAACAATCGGCTCTTCTATAGCCGGTGTCAACGCATAAGGAAGTTTGGCCGGCACGGTAATGTTGTAATTATCCAGCAGATACTGCAGGGTGATACTGCTCGTCTCTGTGATGGTTGTATCGTCCGGCGATCGCAGCGTTAAGACGAGATCCGCTCCCGCTTTTACCGCCCAGTTCAAAGCCAAAGCATCTTGTGGCGTGACGATCAGCGTAATGATGTCCGGCAAA is from Anaerolineales bacterium and encodes:
- a CDS encoding CpaF family protein; translation: MSLLKRIEQGQAEVPSSASSNPPIGGTTGRLSGLNARRVAPPRSAQRDTYYDLKTRVQNKLLAELDPSMDVSQTAEVRRTIEELFENILAEEKIVLSRPERRRLFEQIVAEILGLGPLEPLLADDTITEIMVNGPKQIYIERKGKLHREPASFESSDHLMRIIDRIVAPLGRRIDESSPYVDARLPDGSRVNAVIPPISLVGPTLTIRKFSRDPITVNQLVEFGTLTPESVEFLKACVISAINVVISGGTGSGKTTLLNVLSQFIPSDERVVTIENAAELQLRQEHVVTLESRPPNIEGRGEVTIQNLVVNSLRMRPDRIIVGEIRAEESLDMLQAMNTGHEGSMTTAHSNSPRDTLARIETMTLMAGMDLPVRAIREQIASAMELVVHLERLRDGTRKVTHISEIQGMEGDVITMTDLFVFEQTGFEDGRVIGRLRPTGLRPKFIDKIETSGIHLPATIFGVGGKRGY
- a CDS encoding response regulator, whose protein sequence is MSENAEGTIRVLIVDDIAETRENIRKLLQFESDITVVGAAVSGQDALELAREKDPDVVVMDINMPDMDGITATQELLKDVPYAQIVILSVQSEADYMRRAMLAGARDFIAKPPSGDELISTIRSLAARAQEQRKSLERPAPQVAQPVPGMGYALPEGKLIAVYSAKGGVGCTVLATNIALGLNTEETPTVLVDTALQFGDAAVSLNLQVKFSFADVSTRADEVDPEILGEVLLNHDSGLRVLAAPPRPEMADEVNAEQIRKVLQHLRRQFAYVIVDMSSNMDDIALAVMDAADLLVVITVPEIPSIKDARLLFDLLTVLEFPKENVFFVLNKMDRKSGITPEAVEENLNYSVNGVIPFDERAVSTSVNRGVPLMLSDRGSSVAKSIIDILGALKEKLIEMEKVVEE
- a CDS encoding type II secretion system F family protein, translated to MIIGIVSSVFGRGSIVEERLGQYSETGQLSYGGDVSTEKERDRSTPISDFFNRMGEGTDLFDGISKNLARADIKLRPAEYIAGIFICGVVVAALGFFATGQSILLAIVFFVVGLLIPRFYVKMAQSRRLKSFDNQLSDMINLMVNGLRAGFSTLQAMESVSRELPSPICDEFRRVVQEVQLGLTIEDALEHLLRRISSDDLDLVITAINVQREVGGNLAEILDTISHTIRERVRIKGQIQALTAQGQATGWVIAALPFALAGILFLVNRDYIMVLFEPETRGCGIPMVILAFLMIVFGMIAIQKIVNIDI
- a CDS encoding ComF family protein codes for the protein MSDWLANRLVEIVSNEAWPDATVVPVPLSRKKFNRRGYNQVDLIASGVARKLGRPYRASALRRIRDTRSQVGLSPDARRRNVRGAFSADGRKVRGKNILIIDDLFTTGATLLACTQALQSAGAEHVFALTAARADHTAF
- a CDS encoding type II secretion system F family protein, producing the protein MNPLVILVIVVVVVVFAIVLVIAGIKAPQASDPISDRLAEYSASDVPLTLEDLELSQGFFERIILPMFNKVGEIASRFTPQATLENARNRIEMAGNPMQLDPAFFLVLRVIVGVLFGGAIFLVYTSSGRNWLQGLGLSVLFIALGFYFPDLWLTSKIKSRQRAVFRALPDALDLLNVCVEAGLGFDAAMGKVHEKWEDDLSLEFGRVLQEIRLGKLRREALRDLADRVDVPELTSFIAAVIQSEQLGVSMAKVLRIQSDQMRTRRRQIAEEEAGRAPIKMVFPIGCLIFPSILILLLGPAALTLMTSALAGIF